The following are encoded in a window of Longimicrobium sp. genomic DNA:
- a CDS encoding lipocalin family protein has translation MLRGRFLIAMLIALAATLAGCGDPAGSDGITGEYTLRTVNGTAVPATLDPMTSIQAGSLELRRGGRFSFTIESSVPGSGPIPDRRVTTEEGTYTSSGSTISLFYEDVDANAVPVTGVVSGNTLTLAMPFGGAWVFVR, from the coding sequence ATGCTGCGCGGCAGATTTCTGATTGCGATGTTGATTGCCCTGGCGGCCACGCTGGCGGGCTGCGGCGACCCCGCCGGGAGCGACGGCATCACGGGCGAATACACCTTGCGCACCGTGAACGGCACCGCGGTTCCCGCGACGCTGGACCCCATGACCAGCATCCAGGCGGGGAGCCTGGAGCTGCGCCGCGGTGGCCGCTTTTCCTTCACGATCGAATCGTCCGTTCCCGGCTCGGGACCCATCCCCGATCGCCGCGTGACGACGGAAGAGGGCACCTACACCTCGAGCGGCAGCACCATCTCCCTGTTCTACGAGGATGTGGATGCCAACGCGGTGCCCGTGACCGGGGTGGTGAGCGGCAACACGCTGACGCTGGCCATGCCCTTCGGCGGGGCGTGGGTGTTCGTGCGCTGA
- a CDS encoding HNH endonuclease, protein MPLVLVENERTAGGRYDAWQDLTGQRYHFPNAYRLMVREGEEFVYYRGVRASGGRRRAHPEYFGYGRIGRVWPDPANDESAPKRTRSWFCEISDFQRFASPVPWKRDGLTIEEIPRNLFGNGVRRISQAVLDEILVLASLLDGNSSYLTKQGEITIDRRSLGRDGSPTPRQTIVTSRIVRDSRLARALKELHGNRCQICGDTLLLPDGTKYSEAHHIRPLGQPHNGPDVAANLLVVCPNHHALCDLGGITLDLSMLCHHPGHVISDDSVTYHNSVVLMAGSACCSNTGSHS, encoded by the coding sequence ATGCCGCTCGTCCTCGTTGAGAATGAGCGTACTGCCGGCGGGCGCTACGATGCTTGGCAGGACCTCACTGGCCAAAGGTACCATTTTCCGAACGCATACCGCCTGATGGTGCGGGAGGGCGAGGAGTTCGTCTATTACCGAGGCGTGCGGGCGAGCGGCGGCAGGCGGAGAGCGCATCCAGAGTACTTTGGCTACGGACGTATTGGACGCGTATGGCCCGACCCCGCCAACGATGAATCCGCACCAAAGCGAACCCGCAGCTGGTTTTGCGAGATTTCTGACTTTCAGCGGTTCGCATCGCCGGTTCCCTGGAAGCGAGACGGGCTGACGATTGAGGAGATCCCGCGGAACCTGTTCGGCAATGGCGTGCGGAGGATATCTCAAGCCGTGCTAGACGAGATATTGGTATTGGCAAGCCTGCTCGACGGCAACAGCAGTTATTTGACGAAACAAGGCGAGATCACCATCGACAGACGTTCTCTAGGACGCGACGGGAGTCCGACCCCTCGTCAGACAATTGTTACTTCTCGGATCGTGAGAGATAGCCGGCTCGCACGTGCTTTGAAAGAACTTCACGGCAACAGATGCCAAATCTGCGGAGACACACTTCTTCTTCCGGATGGAACCAAGTACTCGGAAGCCCACCACATTCGCCCGCTCGGGCAGCCGCACAACGGGCCAGACGTCGCGGCCAACCTCCTCGTTGTGTGCCCGAATCACCATGCCCTTTGTGATCTCGGTGGAATAACGCTGGATCTCTCGATGTTGTGCCATCATCCCGGCCATGTCATCAGCGACGACAGCGTTACGTATCACAATTCTGTGGTTCTGATGGCAGGCAGCGCCTGCTGTTCGAACACGGGCTCCCATAGCTAG
- a CDS encoding DNA cytosine methyltransferase: MDRGSQDPPRTFIDLFAGCGGFSLGLMNAGWKGLFAIEKSPLAFETLKHNLVLAEERGRFDWPQWLPTEPHEIGSFVKRYRKQLKTLQGEVDLVVGGPPCQGFSFAGQRRGGDERNELFMRYIAVVSLIQPKYLLLENVAGIQVAHGKKERADNPRRGRPRKPFSEKIRSALERQGYEVRSAVLRASQFGVAQHRPRFIIVGVRRDLLARPEAFDPFEMLAGIRGAFLERKGIPTDRPISAGEALSDLMVDLNGKRVSTETPGFCEIDYKGPLTPYQKLLNGGGIQPNSLRLANHRPDTIERFKEILETCRKGVGLSVTDRERLGLKKHHTVVLDQDEPSHTLTTLPDDLLHYMEPRILTVREYARLQSFPDWFEFRGKYTTGGKARKQEAPRYTQVGNAVPPLLAECLGELIEQIDNQRVGADPGLESPRES; encoded by the coding sequence TTGGACCGAGGGTCTCAGGACCCACCTCGTACATTCATCGACCTATTCGCAGGGTGCGGCGGCTTCTCTCTCGGCCTGATGAATGCCGGATGGAAGGGGCTGTTCGCCATCGAGAAAAGTCCTCTTGCATTCGAGACCCTCAAGCACAACCTCGTCCTCGCGGAAGAGCGTGGGCGGTTCGACTGGCCACAGTGGCTGCCTACCGAGCCACATGAGATCGGGAGTTTCGTAAAGCGATACCGGAAGCAGTTGAAGACGCTCCAGGGCGAGGTAGATCTCGTGGTCGGCGGGCCACCTTGCCAAGGGTTTTCGTTTGCCGGACAGCGACGAGGGGGCGACGAGCGGAATGAACTATTCATGCGGTATATCGCCGTAGTGTCTCTCATCCAGCCGAAGTATCTCCTGCTAGAGAATGTGGCTGGGATCCAGGTTGCGCATGGAAAAAAGGAGCGTGCCGACAATCCACGCCGAGGCCGACCGCGGAAGCCATTCTCGGAAAAAATCCGATCTGCGCTGGAACGCCAGGGATACGAGGTGCGCTCGGCTGTGTTGCGCGCCTCTCAGTTTGGCGTAGCGCAGCATCGACCGCGGTTCATCATTGTCGGAGTGCGTCGAGATCTGCTCGCTCGCCCGGAAGCCTTTGACCCGTTCGAAATGCTCGCCGGGATCCGCGGGGCGTTTCTCGAACGAAAGGGAATCCCGACGGATCGCCCAATTAGCGCAGGCGAGGCACTCTCGGACTTGATGGTAGACCTGAATGGAAAGCGCGTCAGTACGGAAACACCTGGCTTTTGTGAGATTGATTACAAGGGTCCCCTGACTCCGTATCAGAAACTACTCAACGGCGGAGGCATCCAACCGAACAGCCTCAGGCTGGCTAACCACCGGCCAGACACCATCGAGCGGTTCAAAGAAATCCTTGAAACTTGTCGAAAGGGCGTCGGGCTGTCTGTGACGGACCGGGAGAGGCTTGGCTTAAAAAAACATCATACCGTCGTTCTTGACCAGGACGAGCCGTCGCACACGTTAACAACCTTACCCGACGACCTGTTGCACTACATGGAGCCGCGCATCCTCACGGTTCGCGAGTACGCGCGCCTGCAATCCTTCCCCGATTGGTTCGAGTTCCGGGGCAAGTACACAACGGGAGGTAAAGCACGTAAGCAGGAGGCGCCACGGTATACACAGGTGGGGAACGCAGTTCCACCGCTGCTTGCGGAGTGCTTGGGAGAGCTTATCGAGCAAATCGACAACCAGCGAGTTGGGGCCGACCCGGGGCTTGAATCACCAAGAGAATCCTAG